The Bacteroidota bacterium genome window below encodes:
- a CDS encoding NusG domain II-containing protein produces the protein MNRRSFLIASSMAVAAGTILPSALKALTKTGITSSTEENFSLEVITDNPDKASAMLEKFAKEGNFQTTNLKYAEYSVSGNAVGDIVLVKNGRLIDFTNSNDNLSQGLKEIRSTLKLPSLISNPVRVRLFTKSDNNASKIFVMQKGQIIKQIDPLSYGNYSFTGKAGITKINISESGVKIMDSDCRHKICSKMKAITKAGDFLTCIPNELHIFAE, from the coding sequence ATGAACAGAAGAAGTTTTTTAATAGCATCATCAATGGCAGTTGCTGCGGGGACAATCCTGCCCTCTGCTTTAAAAGCATTAACAAAGACAGGAATAACATCTTCAACTGAAGAAAATTTTTCTCTTGAAGTAATAACTGATAACCCCGATAAGGCATCTGCCATGCTGGAAAAATTTGCAAAGGAAGGAAACTTTCAAACTACAAATTTAAAATATGCGGAGTATTCTGTCTCAGGAAATGCAGTCGGTGATATTGTATTAGTAAAAAACGGAAGACTCATAGATTTTACAAATTCAAATGATAATTTAAGTCAAGGATTGAAAGAAATAAGAAGTACACTGAAGCTGCCTTCTTTAATTTCTAATCCTGTACGGGTAAGACTATTTACAAAATCTGATAATAATGCATCGAAGATTTTCGTTATGCAAAAAGGACAGATCATAAAACAAATTGACCCACTCTCCTATGGTAATTACAGTTTTACAGGTAAAGCAGGAATTACAAAAATAAATATTTCAGAGAGCGGCGTTAAGATAATGGATTCTGATTGCAGACATAAAATCTGCAGTAAGATGAAAGCTATTACCAAAGCCGGTGATTTTCTTACATGCATTCCAAACGAGCTTCATATTTTTGCCGAGTAA
- a CDS encoding DUF3570 domain-containing protein, with the protein MPVFLFAQQPTEDELQVNMNSYFDNFRLIVIYPSISITKNLDSKTSVNASYLVDAISSATMQMLFRVDGVTSATKTTTGGGDNTPDELRHQLNLGLTRDVFGATVSVDGMYSTEHDYSSKTFAANLIMPFAKKNTIFQIGYAGNWDKVFPQTRTWTKDRNTTTINLGVTQILSKKIISQLDFSYINVNGYMLDGYQVVRILDGSTLRTLEPIEPDVRVRKAAGLRMNFGVTKLSTLLLGYRYYWDTWDIKSHTFDIEYKTHVSNYTNISLGFRQYFQTKAYFFKPEYAAPEELMTVDGKLNSGNTNQLSLDLEVKGNKSLDLPFLNNEKVSLISSIGFYHRHTDSPDWATRLSEMYAYLFSIGFKILL; encoded by the coding sequence TTGCCCGTATTTCTTTTTGCGCAGCAGCCAACTGAGGATGAACTGCAGGTAAATATGAATTCATACTTCGATAATTTCAGACTGATAGTAATTTACCCTTCTATAAGTATCACTAAAAATCTGGATAGCAAAACAAGTGTGAATGCATCTTATTTAGTAGATGCAATAAGTTCGGCAACGATGCAAATGCTTTTCAGAGTCGATGGAGTAACCTCTGCAACAAAGACAACAACAGGCGGCGGCGATAACACTCCCGATGAATTAAGGCATCAGCTTAACTTAGGATTAACAAGAGATGTTTTCGGAGCGACGGTTTCAGTTGACGGTATGTATAGTACAGAGCACGACTACTCATCAAAAACTTTTGCCGCAAATCTTATAATGCCATTTGCAAAGAAGAACACAATTTTTCAGATCGGCTACGCAGGCAACTGGGATAAAGTTTTTCCTCAGACAAGAACATGGACGAAGGATAGAAATACAACAACAATAAATTTAGGAGTGACGCAAATTCTCTCGAAGAAAATTATAAGCCAGCTTGATTTCTCCTATATAAACGTAAACGGTTACATGCTTGACGGCTATCAGGTTGTAAGAATTCTTGACGGAAGTACTTTAAGAACTCTTGAACCTATTGAACCGGATGTACGAGTTCGCAAGGCTGCCGGGCTAAGAATGAACTTTGGAGTTACAAAGCTCTCGACACTGCTTCTCGGTTACAGATATTACTGGGATACATGGGATATAAAGTCGCATACATTCGATATTGAATACAAAACCCATGTAAGCAACTACACAAATATTTCACTGGGCTTCAGACAGTATTTTCAGACGAAAGCATATTTCTTTAAGCCTGAGTACGCCGCTCCCGAAGAACTGATGACAGTAGACGGAAAGTTGAATTCCGGAAATACTAATCAGCTCTCACTCGATCTTGAAGTAAAGGGAAACAAAAGTCTGGATCTTCCTTTTTTAAATAACGAGAAAGTTTCTCTTATTTCCAGCATAGGATTTTATCACAGACATACAGATTCACCTGACTGGGCAACACGTCTCAGTGAGATGTATGCATATTTATTTTCAATAGGATTTAAAATTTTACTATAA
- a CDS encoding DUF4266 domain-containing protein has protein sequence MKTILFIIIALLFTTSGCVVVQPYERERLADPNMIFDENPIRKGIKDHYINIREGSEGGNGTEGGGCGCG, from the coding sequence ATGAAAACAATTTTATTTATAATCATAGCATTACTCTTTACTACCTCAGGCTGTGTAGTGGTTCAGCCATATGAAAGAGAAAGGCTTGCTGACCCGAATATGATATTCGATGAGAACCCGATACGGAAAGGAATCAAAGACCACTATATAAATATCCGTGAAGGCTCGGAAGGAGGAAACGGTACTGAAGGCGGAGGATGCGGCTGTGGGTAA
- the ndk gene encoding nucleoside-diphosphate kinase: MALQRTLCIIKPDAVKKNVSGSILQMILDSGFKVKGMKLVQLSEAQAGKFYEVHKERPFYKDLVSFMTSGPVIPIALEKENGILAWRTLIGATDPAEAEEGTIRKKFAASKGENAVHGSDSEENGKLEIAFFFPESELV, translated from the coding sequence TTGGCATTACAAAGAACGCTTTGCATTATAAAACCAGATGCAGTTAAAAAGAACGTTTCCGGCTCAATTCTTCAGATGATACTTGATTCCGGCTTTAAAGTAAAAGGCATGAAACTCGTTCAGCTTTCCGAAGCTCAGGCAGGAAAGTTTTACGAAGTTCACAAAGAAAGACCATTTTATAAAGACTTAGTTTCTTTCATGACTTCAGGTCCTGTTATTCCGATTGCATTAGAAAAAGAAAACGGAATACTTGCATGGAGAACTTTAATCGGCGCAACAGATCCTGCTGAAGCTGAAGAAGGAACTATCAGGAAAAAATTCGCAGCATCAAAAGGTGAAAATGCAGTTCACGGTTCAGACTCAGAAGAGAACGGCAAGCTTGAAATTGCATTCTTCTTCCCGGAAAGCGAACTCGTTTAA
- a CDS encoding helix-turn-helix domain-containing protein, producing MTSKILNIILLIFLFSCGYAAMDPFNINYSQNEKVIDANPDDWDSKGFKEFSNTNQRDTLRNKVKFQFSWDEQNLYGIFIVYDKQIIKVVKGMDNPDLFLNDAIELYLDTKNDDVKNRMDINDYQFIIDALGDFVIFKGDKNEIKDTANYTVPKDFGTANIVTNVKTSLIGSVNDNSDKDSLYIIEFAIPFSSIGVIPSEGYNMKLDVCIDDRDSKKLSDTVNTNGVVGEMSFIDWSGKTDFGYPSDWRQVRLDGHPNFINVINKKFSKSWLMIFGLTIIISFVVIFILFRRINKLKNIPVRGEITESALIHVIEHEPTEEPNELPHKELFERARKYIEQNIDNKVLAETLAKELALSLRQLQRFFKEELDTTPTSFITLIKLEKAAELLKAGKNVTEAAFSTGFNDSSYFSRVFKKYFGVPPSDYK from the coding sequence TTGACCTCAAAAATTCTAAATATAATTCTTCTCATCTTTTTATTTTCATGCGGCTATGCTGCAATGGACCCTTTCAATATAAATTACTCTCAGAACGAAAAAGTCATCGATGCAAATCCCGATGACTGGGACTCAAAAGGCTTCAAGGAATTTTCTAATACAAACCAGCGCGATACTCTCCGTAATAAAGTAAAGTTTCAATTTTCATGGGATGAGCAAAATCTTTACGGTATCTTTATTGTCTATGATAAACAAATTATCAAAGTCGTAAAGGGAATGGATAATCCCGATTTATTTCTTAACGATGCTATTGAACTTTACCTTGATACTAAGAACGACGATGTAAAGAACAGAATGGATATTAACGATTACCAGTTTATCATTGATGCACTTGGTGACTTTGTAATTTTCAAAGGCGATAAGAACGAAATAAAAGATACTGCAAACTATACAGTACCTAAAGATTTCGGCACTGCAAACATTGTTACCAATGTAAAAACTTCGTTGATAGGCAGCGTTAACGATAACTCAGATAAAGACTCTTTGTACATCATTGAATTTGCCATTCCATTTTCAAGCATAGGAGTCATACCCTCCGAAGGATACAATATGAAGTTGGATGTCTGTATAGATGACCGTGATTCAAAAAAGCTTTCCGATACTGTGAATACAAACGGAGTAGTCGGTGAAATGAGCTTCATAGACTGGAGCGGCAAAACTGATTTTGGCTACCCAAGTGACTGGAGGCAAGTCCGCCTCGATGGTCATCCTAATTTTATAAATGTTATCAATAAAAAATTCAGCAAGTCATGGCTGATGATTTTCGGACTTACGATTATAATTTCCTTCGTAGTAATTTTTATTCTGTTCAGAAGAATAAATAAGCTGAAAAATATTCCGGTCAGAGGGGAAATAACAGAGTCAGCTTTAATTCATGTCATTGAACATGAACCCACAGAAGAACCGAATGAACTTCCTCATAAAGAATTATTTGAAAGAGCGAGGAAGTACATCGAGCAAAATATAGATAACAAAGTTTTAGCCGAAACTCTGGCTAAAGAGCTTGCCTTAAGTCTTCGTCAGCTTCAGAGATTTTTTAAAGAAGAGCTCGATACAACTCCGACGAGTTTTATTACTCTCATCAAATTAGAAAAAGCAGCCGAACTGCTGAAAGCCGGAAAGAACGTAACCGAGGCGGCGTTCTCAACAGGATTTAATGACTCATCTTATTTCTCCAGGGTATTTAAAAAGTACTTCGGAGTTCCTCCAAGCGATTATAAATAA
- a CDS encoding T9SS type A sorting domain-containing protein, which translates to MKSKFYLFSLLLLAGTLLSFIIKGDFKNYEPANKNEKYAKEKYEKEEHEQFENEKSENEEAELKYRTVTVISPEKQNQIWDNLDAMHKNKTFSEDRIYSPWYATGPVGIRDMYSPDYLHKYSGRCMMVDFDRNGNFWVGSAHGGLWAGPYILYPIPVSEGLNTLKIGAFATHPSHDSDYFVGTGLFRPFNDDPGTGLWRWTGSGPSFVHQNLPDPNISWFSSIKIHAGNPNIVLAASSNGIFRTSDNGTSWNKIICGDTNTGDPSQRFSDLQSDPSNPDIMYAVRNSFFIRGGIYKSTNAGLNWTSLPTGITNIGNSKIAICKNNPALLFANITYSNYRTSGVYKSTNAGASWTVDSSSALRGILGNQGFNNCGITVCPNDPSIVIAGGQGMARSTNGGTAWTQVSGSFVHADVTSFAWKNNDEVWSTSDGGLFKSTDKGATWTTPDNIMMVSEILFLAISPSFELDQAIGVEHNGVCVTHSLGNDYRMTFGGDGSGVAFNPFDTKKVYCNVGAFLTGLPFRFFKSSQGGDFDTWSDISSNILNPCGYWYQSIKTDKQSPPNLYTSVCTTVWKSTNDGDSWINLNTPSSYITDKIITVNDNGVVFAIPNDTNSAGTGKLLVYSGSTWSDRTPPGTGASQIQRVKVHPRNQNTIFALTSGTNSVSHKIFRSTNLGVNWTNITGTGLDDVPMADMIAHPTDPNKFYVGTQGFGFFGTTNGGTNWYPWNNGAQKSVRVTEMAFIDSGFVSDHFIIYAATYGRGVYIRDLSDDPSGIGSNNTVVDSYQLRQNYPNPFNPTTTIEFNMKKSGIAKMEVFDLTGKLVATIVDGYRQEGRQNAKFSGYGLASGVYFYKFTADSFTDIKKMMLVK; encoded by the coding sequence ATGAAAAGTAAATTTTATCTCTTCTCCCTTTTATTATTAGCAGGCACTCTCCTTTCGTTTATTATAAAAGGAGATTTTAAAAATTATGAGCCCGCTAATAAAAATGAAAAATATGCAAAAGAAAAATATGAAAAAGAAGAACACGAACAATTTGAAAATGAAAAATCTGAAAATGAAGAAGCCGAGTTGAAATACAGAACCGTAACGGTAATCTCTCCCGAAAAGCAAAATCAAATCTGGGATAACTTAGATGCGATGCACAAGAATAAAACATTTTCAGAAGATAGAATCTATTCACCCTGGTATGCAACAGGACCGGTTGGAATCCGTGATATGTATTCTCCTGATTACCTTCATAAATACTCAGGCAGATGTATGATGGTTGATTTTGACCGCAACGGAAATTTCTGGGTAGGCTCTGCGCATGGAGGTTTATGGGCAGGTCCATATATTTTATATCCTATTCCGGTATCGGAAGGACTTAACACATTAAAGATAGGAGCTTTTGCTACACATCCTTCACATGATTCAGATTATTTTGTAGGCACAGGATTATTCCGTCCTTTTAATGATGACCCGGGAACAGGACTATGGAGATGGACGGGGAGCGGACCTTCGTTTGTTCATCAGAATTTACCTGACCCGAACATATCATGGTTCAGCTCAATAAAAATTCATGCAGGCAATCCGAATATTGTACTTGCTGCTTCATCAAACGGAATTTTCAGAACATCGGATAATGGAACGTCATGGAATAAAATCATTTGCGGTGATACAAATACAGGTGACCCTTCACAAAGATTTTCTGATTTACAGTCTGACCCTTCTAATCCCGATATAATGTACGCCGTGAGGAACAGTTTTTTTATAAGAGGAGGAATTTATAAATCAACTAATGCAGGACTTAACTGGACAAGTCTTCCTACAGGAATAACAAATATCGGTAACTCAAAAATTGCAATTTGTAAAAATAATCCGGCTCTGCTATTTGCTAACATCACATATTCAAATTACAGGACATCCGGAGTTTACAAAAGTACGAATGCAGGCGCTTCATGGACGGTAGATTCTTCATCTGCTTTAAGAGGCATACTTGGCAATCAGGGATTTAACAACTGCGGAATAACTGTATGCCCAAATGACCCCAGCATTGTTATTGCAGGCGGACAGGGAATGGCTCGCTCAACAAACGGCGGCACTGCGTGGACTCAGGTAAGCGGAAGTTTTGTACATGCCGATGTAACATCGTTTGCATGGAAAAATAATGATGAAGTGTGGAGTACATCTGATGGAGGATTGTTTAAATCTACAGATAAAGGTGCAACATGGACTACTCCCGATAACATAATGATGGTATCGGAAATTTTATTCCTTGCAATCAGTCCCTCGTTTGAACTTGACCAGGCAATAGGGGTTGAGCACAACGGAGTATGCGTTACGCATAGTTTAGGTAATGATTACAGAATGACATTCGGAGGCGATGGCTCAGGTGTAGCGTTCAATCCGTTTGATACAAAAAAAGTTTATTGTAATGTGGGAGCTTTTCTTACGGGTTTACCGTTCAGATTTTTCAAAAGCAGTCAGGGCGGAGACTTCGATACATGGAGTGATATTTCAAGCAACATACTTAATCCGTGCGGCTACTGGTATCAGAGTATTAAAACAGATAAACAATCTCCTCCGAATTTATATACAAGCGTCTGTACTACCGTATGGAAATCTACCAACGATGGTGACTCATGGATAAATCTGAATACTCCTTCCTCATACATAACGGATAAAATTATAACTGTGAATGATAACGGAGTAGTGTTTGCAATTCCGAACGATACAAACTCAGCAGGCACAGGTAAGCTTTTAGTTTACAGCGGAAGCACATGGAGCGACAGAACTCCTCCCGGTACAGGCGCGAGCCAGATACAGAGAGTAAAAGTTCATCCGAGAAATCAGAATACTATCTTTGCATTGACAAGCGGAACGAATTCAGTAAGCCATAAGATATTCCGTTCAACAAATCTTGGTGTGAACTGGACTAACATAACCGGTACAGGACTGGATGATGTACCTATGGCAGATATGATTGCGCATCCGACTGACCCGAATAAATTTTATGTAGGTACGCAGGGATTTGGATTCTTCGGAACAACAAACGGCGGCACAAACTGGTATCCGTGGAATAACGGAGCGCAGAAAAGTGTGAGAGTAACTGAGATGGCATTTATAGATAGCGGATTTGTATCAGACCATTTTATTATCTATGCAGCTACTTACGGCAGAGGAGTTTACATCAGAGATTTAAGCGATGACCCTTCAGGAATTGGAAGCAATAATACAGTTGTTGATAGCTATCAGCTCAGACAAAATTATCCTAATCCTTTTAATCCGACAACTACAATAGAATTCAATATGAAAAAATCAGGCATTGCAAAGATGGAAGTTTTTGACCTAACGGGAAAATTAGTTGCGACAATTGTTGACGGATACAGGCAGGAAGGAAGGCAGAATGCTAAGTTCAGCGGATACGGTCTGGCATCAGGAGTGTATTTTTATAAATTCACCGCAGACAGTTTTACAGATATTAAAAAGATGATGCTTGTGAAGTAG
- a CDS encoding T9SS type A sorting domain-containing protein, whose translation MKSKFTALLLLVFLFSSLPLFAQLNTPTIAVSNITWGSFTLTLTNTSPGIQNTRWIIRETGGDTVMDTWWNQCDTSGSWISFPFTADQYDLTTKNIIGCKPGQQYTANALYNNGAVWSPSSNVINFTTGAEPALTGTDTIHVVLWGHSLLDYGDQCMLKSLIRCGNEDYNYADNIAHMLQTALRMSTGKKISVINRGVNGSQHSDWYNDYYNEYLAGGRYADHNSYPIVVFFFGANNAHNGYPVASFGNDMRNYISFLNNLGVKVVYNSIHHTKESFVDAGSQIAYRNMWNTVMNENSGNPKVRRGLDLYSLFSSNESRFLGADKVHPDLSEGMIEVARQLAPIVQSVTSVKKIEGFVPNMFELNQNFPNPFNPTTTIRYSIQKSAFVNLIVYDMNGKEVEKLVSENQGNGYYEVNFNADKLASGIYFYKLETQDFIATKKMSLLK comes from the coding sequence ATGAAATCAAAATTCACAGCACTACTTCTGTTGGTTTTCTTATTTTCTTCTCTCCCTTTGTTTGCCCAGTTGAACACTCCCACAATTGCAGTATCAAATATCACATGGGGAAGTTTTACTTTAACACTTACAAATACTTCGCCGGGAATACAAAACACGAGATGGATAATTAGAGAAACAGGCGGAGACACGGTAATGGATACGTGGTGGAACCAATGCGATACCTCGGGCTCGTGGATATCTTTTCCGTTCACAGCTGACCAGTATGACCTGACAACAAAAAATATTATCGGATGTAAACCCGGGCAGCAATACACTGCCAATGCTTTATACAATAACGGAGCAGTATGGTCGCCATCAAGCAATGTGATAAATTTCACAACAGGAGCAGAACCTGCCCTGACAGGTACTGATACCATTCATGTCGTTCTTTGGGGGCACTCACTTTTAGATTACGGTGACCAGTGTATGCTTAAGTCTTTGATAAGGTGCGGCAATGAAGATTATAATTACGCTGATAACATCGCACACATGCTGCAGACTGCATTGAGGATGTCAACAGGTAAGAAAATTTCTGTGATTAACAGAGGAGTGAACGGTTCGCAGCACTCGGATTGGTACAACGATTATTACAATGAATATTTAGCGGGCGGAAGATATGCCGACCATAATTCATATCCCATTGTTGTTTTCTTCTTCGGCGCAAACAATGCTCACAACGGATATCCTGTTGCAAGCTTCGGGAATGATATGAGAAATTATATTTCATTCTTAAATAATCTTGGCGTGAAAGTTGTTTATAATTCTATTCATCACACAAAAGAAAGTTTTGTAGATGCAGGTTCGCAGATTGCTTACAGAAATATGTGGAATACAGTAATGAATGAGAACAGCGGAAATCCTAAAGTGAGAAGGGGACTGGATTTGTATTCATTATTCAGTTCCAATGAAAGCAGATTCCTCGGAGCAGATAAAGTTCATCCGGATTTATCGGAAGGAATGATTGAAGTTGCAAGGCAGCTTGCGCCGATAGTGCAGAGTGTAACAAGCGTAAAGAAGATAGAAGGATTTGTACCGAACATGTTTGAGCTGAATCAGAATTTTCCTAACCCTTTTAATCCTACAACAACAATAAGGTACAGCATACAAAAATCTGCATTTGTAAATCTGATTGTGTATGATATGAACGGAAAAGAAGTTGAAAAATTAGTTTCAGAAAATCAGGGCAACGGGTATTACGAAGTAAATTTTAATGCAGATAAACTTGCAAGCGGAATTTATTTTTACAAGCTTGAAACACAGGATTTCATCGCAACAAAAAAAATGTCCCTTCTAAAATAA
- the pdxH gene encoding pyridoxamine 5'-phosphate oxidase: MNYADLRREYISKDFDIKDTDKNPFVQFETWFSEAMEIDKDDTNAFVLSTCSKDGKPSSRIMLLKGVDDKGFVFYTNYLGRKSKELLENPNASILFFFKELHRQIRIEGRIEKVSREESAEYFHSRPVESQIGAWTSIQSSKIESRKTLEEKFEKYSKEFNGNEVPLPDFWGGFRLIPDYFEFWQGRESRLHDRISYEKENGSWNLSRLSP; this comes from the coding sequence ATGAACTACGCAGACTTAAGAAGAGAGTACATATCAAAAGATTTTGATATCAAAGACACCGATAAAAATCCGTTCGTTCAGTTTGAAACATGGTTCAGCGAAGCAATGGAAATAGATAAAGACGATACTAATGCATTTGTTCTTTCAACATGTTCAAAAGATGGAAAACCTTCATCAAGAATTATGCTGCTAAAAGGAGTTGATGATAAGGGTTTTGTTTTCTATACAAATTACCTCGGAAGAAAAAGCAAAGAGCTTTTAGAAAATCCTAACGCATCAATTTTATTTTTCTTTAAAGAGCTTCACAGGCAAATCAGAATCGAAGGCAGGATTGAAAAAGTAAGCAGAGAAGAATCTGCTGAGTATTTTCATTCACGACCTGTTGAAAGTCAGATAGGTGCATGGACTTCAATCCAAAGTTCAAAAATCGAAAGCAGAAAAACTCTTGAAGAAAAATTCGAGAAGTATTCAAAAGAATTTAACGGAAATGAAGTTCCGCTTCCTGATTTCTGGGGAGGCTTCAGACTCATTCCCGATTACTTTGAATTCTGGCAGGGAAGAGAAAGCAGGCTTCACGACAGAATAAGCTACGAAAAAGAAAACGGCAGCTGGAATTTATCCCGCTTATCTCCGTAA
- a CDS encoding T9SS type A sorting domain-containing protein gives MKKIFLILVLFIYSNSFSQWSRANAGVDGGVIFSIYAMPSSNTLYCGSNGSGVFKSTNAGDNWAPVNIGISEYGFYPTCFASVGSTVFMGASYSASNGGGMYRTTDGAATWQKINSGLNGKALDINKSTTRNSDVFITTDSGVYRSTNNGSNWVHLTASINPVPKADGIFFKGDTLYIGTNQGVFYSTGNYSSWTSATAGSPGGPATSFAYYNGNLYSTFFGSGVFVSSNNGANWSAANYNLTGNLLNLRCVYVFNNSLYVSCNGGVFMLGSNTWNSMSTGLPTDYPYFYWLTSVPGKLITCTYAKGVYVSSNNGASWNQKISGLTSGYVNAKKIIASGNILYAATSNNGVYKSTDNGINWFTVNNGNSLACNNICSIDSRLYALSDGGVFYTTDGGSSWTSLNNGLSGNDLKVYSIMKSGATLFIGTYNGIFNSTNDGQTWIANSFHGTQKLVVTMNQINGVLFAGCSPSTPSLSKSTDGGNTWSTVAYFSFQAEVFDIYIDGTSIYLGTGHGVHRSTNNGLNWTVLNNGLGADPYVSSIIRVGSALFCTQMFGGRGLFRSYDNGANWVDVTGLYFIFSDFNDVINFNNNIFVATSSAIYYQPQSQLTSVRGMSGTVSSFSLQQNYPNPFNPATTIKYSIKQNEFVTLNVFDLAGRIVSTLINDYKTAGEYSINFNAANLPSGIYFYTLKAGDFSETRKMILMK, from the coding sequence ATGAAAAAGATTTTTCTTATTCTGGTTTTATTCATTTATTCAAATTCTTTTTCGCAATGGTCGCGGGCTAATGCCGGAGTTGACGGCGGAGTAATTTTTTCCATTTATGCTATGCCTTCCTCAAATACTCTCTATTGCGGAAGCAACGGCAGCGGAGTGTTTAAATCAACCAATGCGGGAGATAACTGGGCTCCGGTTAATATCGGAATATCTGAATACGGCTTCTATCCCACATGCTTTGCTTCCGTTGGAAGTACTGTCTTTATGGGAGCAAGTTATTCCGCATCTAACGGCGGAGGAATGTACAGAACAACTGACGGTGCAGCAACGTGGCAGAAAATAAATTCAGGACTTAATGGAAAAGCTCTGGATATAAATAAAAGTACTACACGAAACTCAGATGTCTTTATTACAACTGATAGCGGAGTTTACCGCTCAACCAATAACGGCAGCAACTGGGTTCATCTCACGGCATCAATAAATCCCGTACCAAAAGCGGACGGAATATTCTTCAAAGGCGATACACTATATATAGGGACAAATCAGGGAGTTTTTTATTCAACAGGAAATTATTCATCATGGACTTCAGCAACAGCCGGCTCACCCGGAGGTCCCGCAACTTCATTTGCATACTACAACGGAAATTTATACAGCACATTTTTCGGAAGCGGTGTTTTTGTTTCTTCAAACAATGGCGCAAACTGGAGTGCTGCAAACTATAACCTTACAGGTAATCTTCTTAACTTAAGATGTGTTTATGTTTTTAATAATTCCCTTTACGTTTCCTGTAACGGCGGAGTATTTATGCTCGGAAGCAATACATGGAACTCAATGAGTACGGGACTTCCGACAGATTATCCTTATTTCTATTGGCTCACATCAGTTCCCGGAAAGTTAATCACATGCACTTATGCAAAAGGAGTTTATGTAAGTTCAAATAACGGAGCATCATGGAATCAAAAAATTTCGGGACTTACATCTGGTTACGTTAATGCAAAAAAAATAATTGCGTCGGGAAATATTTTGTATGCGGCGACTTCCAATAACGGAGTATATAAATCCACTGATAACGGAATAAACTGGTTTACCGTAAATAACGGTAACTCTCTTGCCTGCAATAATATCTGTTCTATCGATTCAAGACTATATGCTCTCTCCGATGGAGGAGTATTTTACACAACGGATGGCGGCAGCAGCTGGACATCTCTTAATAACGGATTATCAGGCAACGATTTAAAAGTTTACAGTATCATGAAATCCGGTGCAACTTTATTCATAGGAACATACAACGGCATTTTCAATTCTACAAATGACGGGCAGACATGGATCGCAAATTCCTTTCACGGAACACAAAAATTAGTTGTTACAATGAATCAGATCAACGGAGTTCTCTTCGCAGGCTGCTCTCCTTCAACTCCTTCTCTTAGTAAGTCTACTGACGGCGGAAACACATGGAGCACAGTTGCATATTTCAGTTTTCAGGCTGAAGTTTTTGATATCTATATTGACGGAACGAGTATCTATCTTGGCACAGGACATGGAGTTCACCGTTCAACAAATAACGGACTTAACTGGACAGTTTTAAATAACGGACTTGGCGCTGACCCGTATGTTTCATCTATAATACGAGTCGGTTCTGCGCTCTTCTGCACTCAGATGTTCGGTGGCAGAGGCTTGTTCCGTTCCTATGATAATGGCGCAAATTGGGTAGATGTAACGGGTTTATATTTTATTTTTTCAGATTTCAATGATGTTATTAATTTTAACAATAATATTTTCGTTGCAACGTCATCTGCAATATATTATCAGCCGCAAAGCCAGCTAACAAGTGTAAGAGGAATGAGCGGAACAGTTTCATCATTCAGTCTTCAGCAGAATTATCCTAATCCGTTTAATCCGGCTACTACTATAAAATATTCCATAAAACAGAACGAATTTGTAACTCTTAATGTTTTTGATTTAGCGGGCAGAATTGTAAGCACTTTAATAAATGATTACAAAACAGCAGGAGAGTATAGTATTAACTTTAATGCGGCTAACCTCCCTTCAGGAATTTATTTTTACACTCTAAAAGCAGGAGATTTTTCAGAAACAAGAAAAATGATTTTAATGAAATAA